CCTCGGGGTCGTCCACCACGGTCGCGGTCCCCAGCACGGTCACCATCCACTCGGCGCGCGGGCCGTCGTCTTTCGCCACCGAGAGCGCGACCTTCGGGTTCTCACGGAGGTTCGTCAGTTTCTGGCCGGTCGTGACGACCTCGATGGTGTCCCCCTGCACGTCGTACCACAGCGGCGCGACGTGCGGGTTCCCCGCCCGACACGTGGCGAGGTGGGCGGTGAGCGGTTCGCTGGTCAACAGATCACGGGCAGTCCGCGAGAGTCCACGAGTCATGGTACCACACGACGCACTGCGGACGCAAAAAGCCGAGTGCGGGACCGACCGTCTCCCGACAGCGAGTCACTCGTCGCCTTCGAAGTCGAGTGCGGCCGAGTTGATGCAGAAGCGTTTGCCGGTCGGCTCCGGGCCGTCGTCGAAGACGTGTCCGAGGTGGCCGTCGCAGGTCGCACACCGGACCTCGATGCGGCGCATCCCGTGGCTGGTGTCCTCCCGTGTCGTCACCGACTCCTCCTCGGCGGCGTAGAAACTCGGCCAGCCACAGCCGGAGTGGTACTTCGTCTCCGACTCGAACAGCACGGTGCCACACCCGGCGCAGGTGTAGACGCCGTCGTCGTCGCGGTCGACGTGTTCGCCGCTGAATCGGGCTTCGGTTCCCGACTCGCGGAGGATACGGTACTCCTCGGGGTCGAGTCGGTCGCGCCACTCCGCGTCGGTCTTCGGGAGGTCGTCGGTCTGCGGTTCGCTCATACCAGTCGTTGGTGTCGCAGGCGGTTAGGGCTTTCTCGGTCGTGCGCTTCGCCGGGCGGTCTCTCCGTCTCGCCGGCCCGCCGGCCCCGTCTCGCCGGTTCGCCAGCCCCGTCTCGCCGGCCCGCCGGCCCCGTCTCGCCGGCCCGCCGGTTCGCCGGGAAAGATTGACAACACGCTCCCGAGAAGCGCGTCACATGGTCTCCGAGACGGTCCACGACGACCTCGCTCCCTCCCGTGGCGGTCGCCTGTTGACGACGCTCCGCGACCACTGGCTCGCACTCCTTCTCGCCGGCGTGGTGTCGTTCGTCGTCGCCTTCGGCTCACTCTACGGGAGCGCGGGCGACCTGCTCGCTCCCGCAGTCGACCTCCTCGGCGGGGGCGAGTCGGTCGTCGTCACCTCCCCGTTCGGCTTGCTCGTCTTCACCGCCGAACTCGCCGGCGGTGTCGCGGTCGGCGTCGTCGCGCTCCTGTTCACCGGGTTCGCGTTTCGGGACGCCGGCGCGTTCCGCCGAGATGTCCGCCGTACCGTCGTCGGGCCCCTGGTCGTCGCGGGCCTGCTGTTCGCCGCCGGTGTCGGGATCAGCCTCACCCTCGTCGTCCCACTACTGGGTGAGCTTCTCGCCTCGGACGCGCTCGTCTCCGGCTTCCGACCGAGTTATCACGCCGTCTGGTCGGCCGAACTCGTCGTCTTCCTCCCGGTCGTCGTCGGTGTCGCGCTGGCGCTCCCGGCGTTGCTGGCTGCCGGCGTGCGGGGCAGTGTGGTCCACCCACGGACGCTCGGCTCTCGGTGGCCGGTCGCGCTGCTCGGCGCGGTCCTGGTCGCCGCGTTCTTCTCCCCGCCGGACTCGCTGACCTTCGCGCTGTCCGCCGGCGTGTTGCTCGTCGGCTACGGCGTCGGCACGATGGTCGGGGCGTCAGTCGAACCGGGCGGCACCTCGTAATCCCGAGCAGTGATCGGGCCGGTCTCGACTCGCTACACGACTCGGCGACCGACTGTCAGGGATACGGGTGGAACGCCCGATCCAAACGCGGCTCGAAGCCGAGCCGTCGCGGAACCTCGTGGGCGCGGTCGCCGAAGAACGGGTCGCCGGTGAACAGCGGTTGCGCCTCTGGGACCACGGCACGGACCGCCTCGAACCCGAGACCGGCGACCTCGCGGGTGGTCAGCCTGACGGCGTAGGCGTCCAGTTCTGCCTCCGTGAGTCGGTCCACGACGCCGGCCAGTTCGGCCCGACCTGTCGGCACCGGATCGGGACCGACGCTCGCCGCCGGGACGGTCGCCTCGGCGTCGACGAACTCCCGCGCAGGGGTCGGGAAGCCGGCGTAGTGCCCGATGGCACCACTCTCCCCGCTGGCCTGCTCGGGTCCCATCGCCCGGAGTTCGGTCCAGTTCTGGAGCGCCTCGGCGAGTGCAGAGCGGGCGGCAGAGGCGGGGTCGAGGTCGGCACCCGACCCGACCGCGAAGTGCGGCCACTCGCTCGTCTCGGGGTCGCGGTGGACCGCGCAGGCGACGACCGGCACGTCCACGTCCTGCGTGACGAGCAACGGGGTGACGGACAGTTCCTCGGCGCGGGCGCGACCGACCAGCGTCTCGAAGCCCGGGTCGTCGATGGCGAGCGCCAGTGGCTCGAACTCGGAGTACCACGCGAGCATCGTCGCGTCGCGTTCGATCACCTCGTACAGACCGGACAGCAGGGCCTCGACGCCGGAGTTGCCGAGACCGAGACCGGTCGTGATCGACGGTTTGTGTCGTTCCGTCGGTGGCGGGAAGTGGACGAACTCGGCCGGGACCGACACCTCGGTCGGGGCACCCTCGTCTCCGTCCGTCTCGACTCCCCCGGCCTCACCGCCGGAGAGCGCCTCGGCGTCGAGTTCCACTCCGTCGACCCACGGAATCGGTTCTTCGGCGTCCGGTGGCCGGTAGCCGGCGTCGGGGCGCACGAACCGCCGGGGCGACACTGGACGCGCGCGGGTCTCCTCGGGCGCGACCGTGAACCCGCGCTGGCGGTAGACCGCCCCGCAGTAGCGTTCCAGCGCCTCCCCGAGCGCCTTCATGAACGCGGGGTTCCAGTCCGCGTCGACGCCGGCGGTCAGGTCCGGGGCGCTGGCGTCGGAGAACCCTGAGGTGTCGGCCAGTTGCGCGAGGTAGTAGGGGACCGGGAACGACTCACGCTCGCCGACCTGCGCGACGAGACCGACGCGGTCGTCCACCGCGTGCTCCGCCCTGGCCAGTGCGTCGTCTATCTCCGCGTCGCGGTGTGTCGTCGGCACCGGGTCGTACCGCTGGAAGTCGTCGACGTGTCGGTCGGCGCAGTCACACCCCGGCACCGGCAGGACCCGACGTTCGGGGCCGGGTACCTCCACGACGGTCCCGCCGAGGGACTCGCCAGCGAGGAGTCGGACCGCCCGCCGGCCGGCGACCGCCCCGGCGAAGCGCACGGCGCTCCGGTCCCCGCGCGGTCGCTCGGCGGTCTCGGGTGCGTTGGCCGCGACGCGCCGGCGGAGGCAGTCGAAGCACGCCGCGTGGGTCGTGTCGGCGGTCGCGTCGAAGACGGCGACCCCGGCGTCGACGTTCGGGAGGGGGTGGCCGCCGACGCCGCCGACCTCGACCGCGAGCCATCGGTCCGTGACCGCGTTCGCCGTCCGGAAGGCGTCGGCTCCCGTGGGGGCCACGACCGCACCGAGGCCGAACCGGGCGAGTTCGTCGGGCGTCGTCTCGGTGACGGTCGCGTCCACGTCGGCCAGCGCCGCCGTCAGCGACTCGACTGCCGGGCCGGAGCCGGCGATTCCAACGTTCATACCTCGCGGTCGGGTGGCTGTGGGAAAAAGCGTCGGGAACCGGACTGGCGGCATCGGAGGGCGTCGGGTCGGTGAGGCCGCTCAGAGAGACCGCGGCCGAGTCGAGCAGAGACGACGCGCAGTCGGTCTTTCTCGGTCCACCGGGTCTGGACCGATCGTGTCGCCACTGGTGGTCACTCGGGGCGGTACTCGCGGATTCGGACCCCGGCAGTCGCAGTCGCCTCCCCACGCCTCCCCGACTGCTGGCGACGCGACCGGCGAGTCGGTCCTCACGGGATTCGGACACGACTCGATGCCGGTCGCCAGCAGATCGCGTCCTCCTGGGGTCCAGAACGGACGGGAGCGAGTGACGCGTCTGCCGTCTGTTGGGAGACAGGAACGTTCGAGAAAACCTATGACTGGCTGGGCCTGTCGTCGGCCGAGCGAATCCGACTGTCGTCAGCAGGGACGGGGGTGTCGCAGAATCCGAATCCCGAGGGGCGACTCAGACGCGGTCGTCGGCGACCGGTTCGACCGGGATGGTGTTGTCGGTCGCGTCGGACTCGACCGTCACGACGCTGTCGCGGGGTTCGGAGGCGGTCGAGTCGTCGGACTCGTCGGCCGACCCGAACAACTCCTCGTCCCAGTCGATCTCGAACAGGCGAGCACCACAGGAGGCACACTTGCCGGCGAGCACGTCGTAGGTGCGACAGCAGGACTTCACGACGTCCTGTCCGAGCGTCACCTGCCCGTCACAGTCGGGACACCGGTCCAGCATGACGCGCAGGCCGCCGAGGACCTCACTCCGGAACAGCATGGGTAGGTCGCGCCACGCCGGGTAGCGGGCGTCGAGTTCCCGGCCGGCGGCCACGTCCGCGACGAACGCGGCGCGGGACTCCCACTGGCCGATCCAGACGCCGTCCATCTTCGCGGTGAAGGCGTTGTTGTGCCAGTGCACGTCGAGCGTCTCGGGGTCCACGTCGACCAGTTCCGCGAGTTCCTCGCGGTCGGTCTGCCCCGATCCGATCTCGGCCATCCGGCCGTACCACGCCCGTTCGAAGTCGGGCGTCAGCACCACGTCGCCGACGACGGGGTCGTCCACGACGACGCCCGCCTCGCGCAGGACGGTCTCGGCGGTCAGTCCCTCGAGGTCGATCTCCGGGCCGGCGGCGCGGCGCGGGTCCTTGTCGAACAGCGCGAGGAGCCAGTCGGGGAAGTACCGCTGGGTGAGTTCCGGCGTGCCGGGGATCAGGTAGCCCCGGAGCCAGATCGCGGCGAGCGAGACGCCGAAGACCGCCGCGCCGAGGATCGGCGTCCCGACGACGCTGGCACCGACTGCCAGTGCGCCGGCGATGGCGACGTTCGTGATCGTGCAGGGCCAGCAACGGTTCGCACCCGTGTACTCGGGCTGTCGGACGGAGTCGAGGAAGGTGAACATGATAACCACGCCCACGACGATTTCGTGGGGTTCGATGACAGGAACGCAAGATCACCGGATAGGTATGCTGTCCATACCTGCCGAGAACTCCCGAACCCACCCGGTACGCTGACCGTACCGCCGCCGTGTCGTGCGGTTCCGTGACTCACGACCGCGAGTGACACGGCAGACGAGAACGACCGACTCCCCGCCGGAGTTCCCGGCGACGACCCCCGACTCGGCAAGCTATTTGCCAGCAACCCGCCAACTCCGAGTCGATGCGTTCCACGACCGCGCGATTCACGGCACTGGCGTCGGGTCCCCTCCGGGCGGACTTCGAGAACGGGGACAGCGAGCGGTTCGTCGTGCAGGCCGTGGACCTCACCGGCGACACGATCAGGGCGGTCGTTCGCCTCGCCGACACGCCCTCGGCGCAGTTCCGACTGGTCGGGACGATGGGCGAGGATCGACTCGAACTGCAGCACGCAGAGACCGTGGACTTCGACGATCCGAACGCGGTCTTCCGGTCGTCGGGGTTCGAGACCGTCGGGACGGTCGTCGGCGTCTCGCGTGCCGACGCCGACACGTAGAGCGAGTCGGGGAGACAGCAGTCAGGGTTCCAGCACGACTTTGCCGACCGACTGCCGGTCTTCGAGGTACGCCTGCGCCTCGACCGCGTCTTCGAGGTCGAACGTCTCGCCGACGATCACCTCCAGATCGCCGGACATGAGCAGTTCCGTCAGCCCCGGCACGGCTTTCAGCACCGACGAGGGGTCGTGACCGAGCGCCCGCCCGAGGTGGAAGCCGATTACGGACTTGTTCTCGAACAGCAGGCGCGTCGTGTCGGCCTGCGCCGGGTCGCCGCTGGCGACCCCGTAGGTGACGAGTCGCCCCCGGAAGGTCAGCGCGTCCAGCGACGACTCGAACACGTCGCCACCTACGCCGTCCAGCACCAGATCGACGCCCGCACCGTCGGTCTCCTCCTCGATCACTTCGGCGAAGTCCACCTCGGTGTAGTTGATCGGGTGGTCGAGACCGAGGTCGGTGGCCAGATCGAGTTTCTCGGCGGTGCTGGCGGTCCCGAACGTCTCGGCTCCGGCGGCCGAGGCGAGTTGCACTGCGGCGGTGCCGACCCCGCCGGCGGCGGCGTGGATCAACACGCGTTCGTCGGCGTCTTCCGTGTCCAGGCCGCCCCACTCGTGGAGACAACAGTGGGCCGTCAGGAACTGCACCGGGAAGCCCGCCGCCTCGGCGAACGACATCGTCGGCGGCAGATCGAACAGGCCCTCCGCGTCGGCGATGGCCTTCTCGGCGTAGCCGCCCCCGGAGACCATCGAGACGACCTCGTCGCCGACCTCGCGGTCGACGCCCTCACCCACGGCGTCGATCGTCCCGGCGACCTCCATCCCCGGCACGTAGGGGGGCTTCGGCCCGCCGAGGTAGTGGCCCCGGCGCTGCATGATGTCGGCGAAGTT
This genomic window from Salinirubrum litoreum contains:
- a CDS encoding pyridoxamine 5'-phosphate oxidase family protein: MTRGLSRTARDLLTSEPLTAHLATCRAGNPHVAPLWYDVQGDTIEVVTTGQKLTNLRENPKVALSVAKDDGPRAEWMVTVLGTATVVDDPEASEEATKRINRKYDANEAAWAENRLVRIDVGSSSHRIY
- the msrB gene encoding peptide-methionine (R)-S-oxide reductase MsrB, with amino-acid sequence MSEPQTDDLPKTDAEWRDRLDPEEYRILRESGTEARFSGEHVDRDDDGVYTCAGCGTVLFESETKYHSGCGWPSFYAAEEESVTTREDTSHGMRRIEVRCATCDGHLGHVFDDGPEPTGKRFCINSAALDFEGDE
- a CDS encoding twin-arginine translocase subunit TatC encodes the protein MVSETVHDDLAPSRGGRLLTTLRDHWLALLLAGVVSFVVAFGSLYGSAGDLLAPAVDLLGGGESVVVTSPFGLLVFTAELAGGVAVGVVALLFTGFAFRDAGAFRRDVRRTVVGPLVVAGLLFAAGVGISLTLVVPLLGELLASDALVSGFRPSYHAVWSAELVVFLPVVVGVALALPALLAAGVRGSVVHPRTLGSRWPVALLGAVLVAAFFSPPDSLTFALSAGVLLVGYGVGTMVGASVEPGGTS
- a CDS encoding YcaO-like family protein, whose product is MNVGIAGSGPAVESLTAALADVDATVTETTPDELARFGLGAVVAPTGADAFRTANAVTDRWLAVEVGGVGGHPLPNVDAGVAVFDATADTTHAACFDCLRRRVAANAPETAERPRGDRSAVRFAGAVAGRRAVRLLAGESLGGTVVEVPGPERRVLPVPGCDCADRHVDDFQRYDPVPTTHRDAEIDDALARAEHAVDDRVGLVAQVGERESFPVPYYLAQLADTSGFSDASAPDLTAGVDADWNPAFMKALGEALERYCGAVYRQRGFTVAPEETRARPVSPRRFVRPDAGYRPPDAEEPIPWVDGVELDAEALSGGEAGGVETDGDEGAPTEVSVPAEFVHFPPPTERHKPSITTGLGLGNSGVEALLSGLYEVIERDATMLAWYSEFEPLALAIDDPGFETLVGRARAEELSVTPLLVTQDVDVPVVACAVHRDPETSEWPHFAVGSGADLDPASAARSALAEALQNWTELRAMGPEQASGESGAIGHYAGFPTPAREFVDAEATVPAASVGPDPVPTGRAELAGVVDRLTEAELDAYAVRLTTREVAGLGFEAVRAVVPEAQPLFTGDPFFGDRAHEVPRRLGFEPRLDRAFHPYP
- a CDS encoding quinone oxidoreductase family protein, yielding MRAIRVTEFGGREGIEVADVEEPEPGPGQVRIAVEAAGLNFADIMQRRGHYLGGPKPPYVPGMEVAGTIDAVGEGVDREVGDEVVSMVSGGGYAEKAIADAEGLFDLPPTMSFAEAAGFPVQFLTAHCCLHEWGGLDTEDADERVLIHAAAGGVGTAAVQLASAAGAETFGTASTAEKLDLATDLGLDHPINYTEVDFAEVIEEETDGAGVDLVLDGVGGDVFESSLDALTFRGRLVTYGVASGDPAQADTTRLLFENKSVIGFHLGRALGHDPSSVLKAVPGLTELLMSGDLEVIVGETFDLEDAVEAQAYLEDRQSVGKVVLEP